A window of the Brumimicrobium sp. genome harbors these coding sequences:
- a CDS encoding 3'(2'),5'-bisphosphate nucleotidase CysQ, giving the protein MVQNLFEKYKIAIEAALEASNEILRIYVLDFERTIKEDGSPMTSADLKSSEIIERYLNLTFIPYIGEEQEKAPYSKRKNWKQTWCFDPLDGTKEFIKKNGEFVVNIALIEDNQPIFGLIASPFFKKIILGEIGSGAYEFSYSDALKPEKWKKIPTLGTHNSPLHIISSKSHYSGNLLLLAEDLAKKQGEIRSTRMGSALKFFDLVNGRADVYPRFAPTMEWDIAAGQAIYEAVGGKIIDVMTGKSLTYNKEDLYNPYFIAYNPSVQVSLDFIQQSIIDE; this is encoded by the coding sequence GTGGTACAAAATCTTTTTGAAAAATATAAAATTGCCATCGAAGCAGCTCTTGAAGCTTCCAATGAAATTCTACGCATTTATGTGTTGGATTTTGAACGAACTATAAAAGAAGATGGTAGCCCTATGACATCTGCTGATTTAAAATCATCTGAAATTATTGAACGCTACCTTAATCTAACATTTATCCCTTACATTGGAGAAGAGCAAGAGAAAGCTCCATATTCCAAACGAAAAAATTGGAAGCAAACATGGTGCTTTGATCCTTTGGATGGCACAAAAGAATTTATCAAAAAAAACGGCGAATTTGTTGTTAATATAGCTTTAATAGAGGACAATCAACCTATTTTCGGTCTCATTGCATCTCCTTTCTTTAAAAAAATCATTCTCGGAGAAATTGGAAGTGGAGCGTATGAATTTTCTTATAGTGATGCACTTAAGCCTGAAAAATGGAAGAAAATACCAACCTTAGGAACACATAATTCCCCTTTACATATTATTTCTTCTAAGAGTCACTATTCAGGAAATTTATTGTTATTGGCTGAAGATTTAGCTAAAAAACAGGGAGAAATACGTTCAACTCGCATGGGGTCTGCACTTAAATTCTTTGATTTAGTTAACGGTAGGGCAGATGTGTATCCTCGTTTTGCTCCTACTATGGAATGGGATATTGCTGCTGGACAAGCTATATATGAAGCTGTAGGTGGAAAAATTATTGATGTAATGACTGGAAAATCATTAACCTATAATAAAGAAGATTTGTATAATCCCTATTTTATTGCCTATAATCCATCCGTGCAAGTTTCTCTCGATTTTATTCAGCAAAGTATAATAGATGAATAA
- a CDS encoding mannose-1-phosphate guanylyltransferase has product MNKDNYAVIMAGGVGSRFWPLSVEERPKQFLDVLGIGKTLIQLTYERLLKIIAKENIYVITNERYKALIKEQLPQLKANQILTEPERKNTAPCIAYAAAKIYAINKKANLLVAPSDHLILKEDKFKNIVEIALKHSANKANILTLGIKPSRPDTGYGYIQFHLDGDTIPGQVSKVKQFTEKPNREVAEIFLKSGDYYWNSGIFVWKASTILSALEKFKPELYNQFCGNMSVYNTAKEVKYVNKAFQDCENISIDFAVMENAKNVEVVLADFDWSDLGTWGSLYNHLDRDANGNYIKGDRTFVFNSSNCVINLSHDKEAIIQGLHDYIVVESGNKLLILNMKDEQNLKNYLKELEK; this is encoded by the coding sequence ATGAACAAAGATAATTATGCAGTAATCATGGCCGGAGGAGTAGGGAGTAGATTTTGGCCTTTATCCGTAGAGGAAAGACCCAAGCAATTTCTGGATGTATTAGGCATTGGGAAGACCTTGATTCAATTGACGTATGAGAGGCTATTAAAAATTATCGCAAAAGAGAATATTTACGTTATTACCAATGAACGTTATAAAGCCTTAATTAAAGAACAATTACCTCAACTTAAAGCAAATCAGATATTGACAGAGCCTGAACGCAAGAATACCGCCCCTTGTATCGCTTATGCTGCTGCAAAGATTTATGCTATTAATAAAAAAGCAAATTTGTTGGTAGCACCCTCTGACCATCTGATTCTAAAAGAAGATAAATTTAAGAACATTGTAGAAATCGCTTTAAAACATTCAGCAAATAAAGCAAATATCCTTACTTTAGGTATAAAACCTTCCCGTCCAGATACAGGTTATGGATATATTCAATTCCATCTAGATGGAGATACCATTCCAGGGCAAGTTTCTAAAGTAAAGCAATTTACCGAAAAACCAAACCGAGAGGTGGCTGAAATATTTCTTAAAAGTGGTGACTACTATTGGAATTCTGGAATCTTTGTTTGGAAAGCATCTACTATCTTAAGTGCATTAGAAAAATTTAAACCTGAATTGTATAATCAATTTTGTGGCAACATGAGTGTTTATAATACCGCAAAAGAGGTTAAGTATGTAAACAAAGCATTCCAAGACTGTGAAAATATTTCTATTGACTTTGCGGTTATGGAGAATGCTAAAAATGTAGAAGTTGTTTTGGCTGACTTTGATTGGAGTGATTTAGGAACATGGGGAAGTTTATACAATCATTTAGATCGAGATGCAAACGGAAACTATATCAAAGGAGATAGAACTTTTGTTTTTAATTCTTCCAATTGTGTTATAAATTTATCTCATGATAAAGAAGCAATCATCCAAGGTTTACATGATTATATCGTTGTAGAATCAGGAAATAAATTGCTAATTCTAAATATGAAGGATGAACAAAATCTAAAGAATTATTTAAAAGAATTAGAAAAATAA
- a CDS encoding acyl-CoA thioesterase, with translation MKGKTPSESKTITTKIVLPNDTNDHGNLFGGALLSWMDITAAIAAQRHSRRVVVTASVNNVSFKTPIKESSVVTVEAKVSRAFTSSMEVYIDVFVEDQVSGERVKHNEAIYTFVAVDQHGGPINVPPLIPETEEEQTRFDGALRRKQLALILDGKMKPEDATELKALFGA, from the coding sequence ATGAAAGGTAAAACTCCCTCCGAATCAAAAACTATTACCACTAAGATTGTTCTACCAAACGATACAAACGACCATGGAAATCTATTTGGTGGTGCCTTATTAAGTTGGATGGACATTACAGCTGCTATTGCTGCACAACGCCATTCTCGTCGTGTTGTGGTTACAGCAAGTGTAAACAATGTAAGTTTCAAAACACCCATTAAAGAATCTTCAGTGGTTACAGTAGAAGCAAAGGTATCACGAGCTTTTACCAGTTCCATGGAAGTATATATTGATGTGTTCGTTGAAGATCAAGTATCAGGCGAGCGTGTGAAGCACAACGAAGCAATATATACATTCGTTGCGGTAGATCAACATGGAGGGCCTATCAACGTTCCCCCATTAATTCCTGAAACAGAGGAAGAACAGACTCGCTTTGATGGAGCACTTAGAAGAAAACAATTAGCACTCATTTTAGATGGCAAAATGAAGCCAGAAGATGCTACAGAATTAAAGGCTTTGTTTGGAGCTTAA
- a CDS encoding T9SS type A sorting domain-containing protein — translation MKQIFLVFFTLSMFPLWAQDGVSRITVNPDLFKTQKEVSAIKDKSLVNSFDSTVVYLTDTLTLPFFDEFSRDNFQEYNATLGDPTLGEKLYYRMLDENTSLPLDPDTKLTNTKTFKSIYDPILDTTIYYYFDSIRFLYDDLSKYAPDYILNYAYPPFYVLDTLDGSGDPADTIWLNASKWDFVQDSARIFFDTIHAPTKLWLNRQAYHNYRFAVKPWSLGVVTFDGLDENGYPYNFNSSINANADTLLAKPLDLSVNTKADSIYFSFLYQKEGFGDIPESNTDSLFLDFYSPIADKWKRVWRTNGGATTDFKVAHIPVVNDNYFAKGFQFRFINYGSQAGLLDHFHIDYVHLRATSGYQDTLFKDFAIVYPINSLLKDYTSVPWKHYQNNPSGKMSDAVEMTVRNGSELTENNQNGAVNVYYEGSLEGSFVMNASTLSGGNINYAPRTTYASFHDFSTGYSFNPTLGNDTMAYFDYEGIATAQFPNNPVNDTTFGRQVFENYYAYDDGTAEKAYGVTGEQGLLAYKFEAYQPDSLIAVRIHFVPTVVDVSNHLFLLTVWDNKNGKPGNVLYQDQFFYPNQPIYTHGQNEFKTYFFKDTMKVGVGETFFVGMRQLEEERLNIGLDVNIDNSDKIFWSIDGGGNWYNSNYAGSLMIRPVVTSNMDIYLGIEENEQKIVSTDFVVYPNPSRGMIHIRMEQESLGTSFEIRDLNGRIVKSFTETENVDISFLQKGIYLISRIDNHQLVQTKKIVVQ, via the coding sequence ATGAAACAAATTTTTCTCGTATTTTTCACACTATCTATGTTTCCTCTATGGGCACAGGATGGTGTTAGTCGTATTACGGTCAACCCAGACTTATTCAAAACACAAAAAGAAGTTTCAGCTATTAAGGATAAATCTCTTGTAAATAGCTTTGACAGTACGGTGGTTTATCTTACGGATACGCTTACATTACCATTTTTTGATGAATTCTCAAGAGATAATTTTCAGGAATATAACGCCACCTTAGGAGATCCAACCTTAGGAGAAAAATTATACTATCGTATGTTGGATGAGAATACTTCTCTTCCATTAGATCCAGATACTAAATTGACTAATACAAAAACTTTTAAGTCTATTTATGATCCTATATTGGATACCACGATTTACTATTATTTTGACTCTATTCGTTTCTTATATGATGATTTATCTAAATATGCTCCTGATTATATATTGAATTATGCATATCCTCCGTTTTATGTGTTAGACACATTGGATGGTTCAGGAGATCCTGCTGATACTATTTGGTTGAATGCTAGTAAATGGGATTTTGTACAAGATTCTGCTCGAATCTTTTTCGATACTATCCATGCTCCAACTAAACTTTGGTTAAATCGACAGGCATATCATAATTATCGTTTTGCCGTAAAACCATGGTCATTAGGTGTGGTTACTTTTGATGGATTGGACGAAAATGGATACCCATATAATTTCAATTCAAGTATCAATGCAAATGCAGACACTTTGTTAGCTAAACCACTTGATTTATCGGTAAATACTAAGGCAGATTCTATCTACTTTAGTTTCCTCTACCAAAAAGAAGGATTTGGTGATATTCCAGAAAGTAATACAGACTCTTTATTCTTGGATTTCTATTCTCCTATTGCGGATAAATGGAAACGTGTATGGCGAACTAATGGCGGTGCAACAACCGATTTTAAAGTAGCTCATATTCCAGTAGTAAACGATAATTATTTTGCAAAAGGATTCCAGTTCCGTTTCATTAATTATGGGTCACAAGCAGGTTTATTAGATCATTTTCATATTGATTATGTGCACTTGAGAGCTACCTCAGGATATCAAGATACACTATTTAAAGATTTTGCCATTGTATATCCTATCAATAGTTTATTGAAAGATTATACGAGTGTACCATGGAAACATTATCAGAATAATCCATCTGGAAAAATGAGTGATGCAGTTGAAATGACGGTACGAAATGGAAGTGAATTAACTGAAAACAACCAAAATGGTGCTGTAAATGTGTATTATGAAGGAAGTCTAGAAGGTAGCTTTGTAATGAATGCTTCCACACTCTCCGGAGGGAATATTAACTATGCCCCTCGAACAACATATGCTAGTTTCCATGATTTTTCTACAGGATATAGCTTTAATCCCACTCTAGGAAATGATACCATGGCTTATTTTGATTACGAAGGAATTGCTACAGCACAATTTCCAAATAATCCTGTGAATGATACAACCTTTGGAAGACAAGTATTTGAAAATTACTATGCGTATGATGATGGAACAGCTGAGAAAGCGTATGGTGTAACAGGAGAACAAGGGTTATTGGCCTATAAATTTGAAGCATACCAACCCGATTCCTTAATTGCTGTACGTATTCATTTTGTACCCACAGTGGTAGATGTTTCCAATCATCTATTTTTACTTACTGTATGGGATAACAAAAATGGAAAACCAGGTAATGTGCTATACCAAGATCAGTTCTTTTATCCGAACCAACCGATATACACTCATGGACAAAATGAATTTAAAACATATTTCTTTAAAGACACTATGAAAGTGGGAGTTGGAGAGACCTTTTTTGTTGGTATGCGTCAGTTGGAAGAAGAGCGTTTGAATATTGGGTTAGATGTAAATATTGATAATTCAGATAAAATATTCTGGAGTATTGATGGGGGAGGAAATTGGTATAATTCTAATTATGCTGGCTCTTTGATGATTAGACCAGTGGTAACAAGCAACATGGATATTTATCTAGGTATTGAAGAAAATGAGCAAAAAATAGTTTCTACTGATTTTGTGGTTTATCCCAACCCAAGTAGAGGAATGATTCATATCCGAATGGAACAAGAATCTCTTGGAACTTCTTTTGAAATTCGAGATCTCAATGGAAGAATTGTAAAATCATTCACAGAAACAGAAAATGTTGATATTTCTTTCCTTCAAAAAGGAATCTATTTAATCAGCAGAATAGATAATCATCAACTAGTTCAAACTAAAAAAATAGTAGTACAATAA
- a CDS encoding PASTA domain-containing protein yields the protein MGFFQKLSEVLMIKKILIHIALVILAWILIIFGSKLYFSGFTHHGETIDVPNFLNNNIKDVPKLIGDRELEYEILDSVYNPDLVAGTIIYQNPMPTDSSGVKVKQGRVITVRVSKRSRDVIVPDVISKSQRFAEAILLTKGLRTKVIYVPSFEDQGGVIDAKYKGKKITHGLKVPINSVIELTVGKKTLGALVDVPNLLGLTISEAEARFNGGTSLQLFSICSACQTKSDSLNAKIIRQTPIGGDSSKIPMGSTITVFLSPNAEDNND from the coding sequence ATGGGATTTTTTCAGAAATTAAGCGAAGTGTTGATGATTAAGAAAATCTTAATTCATATTGCATTAGTGATTCTCGCATGGATACTTATTATTTTTGGAAGTAAATTATACTTTTCTGGATTCACTCATCATGGGGAAACAATAGATGTTCCTAATTTCTTGAATAACAACATAAAGGATGTTCCTAAACTAATAGGAGATCGTGAATTGGAATATGAAATTTTGGATTCGGTATATAACCCTGATTTAGTAGCGGGAACAATTATTTATCAAAATCCTATGCCTACTGATTCAAGCGGTGTAAAAGTCAAACAAGGACGTGTAATTACGGTTCGAGTTTCTAAGCGTTCTAGAGATGTAATTGTTCCTGATGTAATCAGTAAAAGTCAGCGTTTTGCAGAAGCGATTTTACTTACCAAAGGCTTACGTACGAAGGTGATTTATGTACCTAGTTTTGAGGATCAAGGAGGTGTTATTGATGCAAAATATAAAGGAAAGAAAATCACACATGGGTTGAAGGTGCCTATTAATTCAGTTATTGAGTTAACTGTTGGAAAGAAAACCTTAGGCGCTCTAGTGGATGTTCCGAATTTACTTGGCCTTACAATAAGTGAAGCAGAAGCTCGTTTTAACGGAGGTACAAGTTTGCAGTTATTCTCTATCTGCTCCGCATGTCAAACCAAAAGCGATAGTTTGAATGCTAAGATTATCCGCCAAACACCAATTGGGGGAGATAGTAGTAAGATTCCAATGGGATCTACAATCACTGTGTTCTTGTCACCTAATGCAGAAGATAATAACGATTAG
- a CDS encoding acyl-CoA dehydrogenase family protein, with amino-acid sequence MHNEYNTHEVFNQYTEISDYNLFTTDQVLQDYFIKHHLHEMAEDLKIFGEQIGSEESYHDGSLANAYTPILHSFDNRGNRTDFVEFHPAWHRFMAYCKTTGLIGRGYASNEPFRWSYVAANFMMQTQVEAGALCPATMTLACIPLIQKEPKLWEELKDKLVSSEYDERDIPIAQKKSIWIGMGVTEKQGGSDVRTNTTYATPMGESGRGHAYKITGHKWFFSAPMCDAHLVVAKTTDTNEICTFFVPRWKSDGTKNPLQIQRLKEKLGNKSNSSCEIEFRNAYGILIGEEGRGIPTIMEMANTTRFCCVLGSAGIARQATVQAIAYAQRREAFGKTLYNQPLMRNVLVDMALETEAAQVLALRLAEAFEKGDSDSTALAWKRFMTPASKFWVCKRAEAITAEAMEVFGGNGYIEDGNAIMARLYKESPVNSIWEGSGNVMCLDVLRVVNKHPQMVESILDELKRMSEGDERILKELATLLHLFRSNQTTLESKGRVLTEKLMLITQACLLKKESPKFISEAFIELRLVQGITGNFGAFDGEQIDYEQILKRAFPLIGIKNEG; translated from the coding sequence ATGCATAATGAATATAACACACACGAAGTGTTTAATCAATATACTGAAATTTCGGATTATAACCTTTTTACTACAGATCAAGTACTTCAAGATTATTTCATAAAACATCACTTACATGAAATGGCAGAAGATCTTAAGATTTTTGGAGAACAAATAGGAAGTGAAGAGAGTTATCATGACGGATCTCTGGCAAACGCCTATACTCCCATCTTACACTCATTTGATAATCGGGGAAATCGAACAGATTTTGTTGAATTTCATCCAGCATGGCATCGATTTATGGCTTACTGTAAAACTACGGGATTAATTGGACGAGGATACGCCAGTAATGAACCCTTCCGTTGGTCTTATGTAGCAGCCAACTTTATGATGCAAACACAAGTAGAGGCTGGTGCTCTTTGTCCTGCTACAATGACACTTGCTTGTATTCCGCTCATACAGAAAGAGCCCAAACTTTGGGAGGAATTAAAAGATAAATTAGTGAGTTCTGAATACGATGAAAGAGATATACCTATTGCCCAAAAAAAATCTATTTGGATAGGTATGGGAGTAACGGAAAAACAGGGTGGATCTGATGTACGAACGAATACTACTTATGCTACTCCTATGGGAGAATCCGGGCGAGGTCATGCATACAAAATTACAGGTCATAAATGGTTCTTCTCTGCCCCCATGTGTGACGCTCACCTAGTTGTTGCAAAAACTACTGATACGAATGAGATTTGCACTTTTTTTGTTCCTCGTTGGAAATCAGATGGCACAAAAAATCCTCTACAAATTCAACGACTCAAAGAAAAACTTGGTAATAAATCCAATTCCAGTTGTGAGATAGAATTCAGGAATGCCTATGGTATCTTAATCGGTGAGGAAGGGCGAGGTATACCTACAATTATGGAAATGGCAAATACAACTCGATTTTGTTGTGTTTTAGGCAGTGCAGGAATAGCACGTCAAGCAACAGTGCAAGCAATTGCTTATGCACAACGCCGAGAAGCATTCGGAAAAACGCTTTATAACCAACCGTTAATGCGAAATGTATTAGTAGATATGGCTCTGGAAACAGAAGCAGCACAAGTACTGGCTCTCCGTCTAGCAGAAGCATTTGAAAAAGGAGACAGTGATTCTACTGCACTCGCTTGGAAGCGTTTTATGACTCCTGCTTCCAAATTCTGGGTGTGTAAAAGAGCAGAAGCTATAACTGCAGAGGCTATGGAAGTATTCGGCGGAAATGGTTACATTGAGGACGGGAATGCTATAATGGCTCGTTTATATAAAGAATCACCTGTGAATTCAATTTGGGAAGGTTCAGGTAATGTGATGTGTTTGGATGTTTTACGTGTTGTAAACAAACATCCTCAAATGGTAGAGTCTATTTTGGATGAGCTAAAAAGAATGTCTGAAGGAGACGAGCGGATTTTAAAAGAACTTGCTACTTTATTACATCTCTTCCGTTCAAATCAAACTACACTTGAATCCAAAGGGCGTGTACTCACTGAAAAATTAATGCTAATTACACAAGCTTGTCTGCTCAAAAAAGAATCTCCAAAATTTATAAGTGAAGCTTTTATCGAATTAAGATTAGTGCAGGGAATTACGGGGAATTTTGGGGCATTTGATGGAGAACAAATTGATTATGAACAGATTTTAAAAAGAGCATTTCCATTAATAGGTATAAAAAATGAAGGGTAG
- the hflX gene encoding GTPase HflX produces the protein MEVGKLNSQWEGERAVLIGIIEKGKDEKEAIDHIEELEFLAQTAGAHTQKRFMQKMDMPDTRTFLGSGKIEEVRDYVKENEIDVVIFDDELSPAQLRNIEQILNIKILDRSTLILDIFASRAQTAHARTQVELAQYEYLLPRLTRMWTHLERQKGGIGMRGPGETQIETDRRIIKQKISLLKKKLVDIDKQKAVQRGNRGQLVRVALVGYTNVGKSTIMNVLSKSDVFAENKLFATLDTTVRKVVLGNLPFLLSDTVGFIRKLPHQLIESFKSTLDEVREADVLVHVIDISHPNFEDHYRVVNETLSEIDKTEKPTILVFNKIDAYNYIPQEDGDLNPKELGNYSLEELKKQWMAKMNNRKCVFISAQNKENLEELRTVLYEEVKRIFEVRYPYNNFLY, from the coding sequence ATGGAAGTTGGTAAATTAAATTCTCAGTGGGAAGGAGAGCGCGCTGTTCTCATCGGAATTATTGAGAAAGGGAAGGATGAAAAAGAAGCGATAGATCATATCGAAGAGCTTGAGTTTTTAGCACAAACTGCGGGTGCACATACTCAAAAACGGTTTATGCAAAAAATGGATATGCCTGATACGCGTACTTTTTTAGGAAGTGGTAAGATTGAGGAAGTTCGTGATTATGTTAAAGAAAATGAGATTGATGTAGTTATCTTCGATGATGAACTTTCTCCTGCACAACTTCGAAATATAGAGCAAATTTTAAATATAAAGATACTCGATAGAAGTACGTTGATTCTGGATATTTTTGCATCCCGTGCACAAACCGCACATGCGCGTACCCAAGTTGAATTGGCACAGTATGAATATTTGTTGCCAAGACTAACTCGAATGTGGACGCACCTTGAACGTCAGAAAGGAGGTATTGGAATGCGTGGACCGGGAGAAACACAGATTGAGACAGACCGAAGAATTATCAAACAAAAAATTTCTTTACTCAAAAAGAAATTAGTGGATATTGACAAGCAGAAAGCTGTTCAGCGCGGAAATAGAGGGCAACTGGTTCGTGTTGCATTAGTAGGATATACCAATGTAGGCAAGAGTACCATTATGAATGTTCTGAGTAAATCGGATGTTTTCGCAGAAAATAAACTCTTTGCAACATTAGATACTACCGTAAGGAAAGTAGTATTAGGTAATTTACCTTTTTTACTTTCCGATACAGTAGGTTTTATTCGAAAACTCCCTCATCAGTTGATAGAATCTTTTAAATCGACACTTGACGAAGTTAGAGAAGCGGATGTGTTAGTTCATGTGATAGATATTTCTCATCCAAATTTTGAGGATCATTATCGTGTAGTTAATGAAACTCTATCTGAAATCGATAAGACGGAGAAGCCAACTATTTTGGTTTTTAACAAGATAGATGCATATAACTATATTCCTCAGGAAGATGGAGATTTAAACCCAAAAGAGTTGGGAAACTATTCATTAGAAGAGCTTAAAAAACAATGGATGGCTAAAATGAATAATCGTAAATGCGTATTTATTTCAGCTCAAAATAAAGAAAATTTGGAAGAACTTCGTACCGTACTTTACGAGGAAGTAAAGCGAATTTTTGAAGTAAGGTATCCTTATAATAATTTCTTGTATTAA
- a CDS encoding SprT-like domain-containing protein — protein MLSKRERISKSLKRYVPEEFIPYITDLMFSQSLSFTVSKPRSTKLGDYSMPHKDKPHRITVNGNLNPYAFMITTIHEFAHLNTHVKHGSRVKAHGDEWKAEFRSLLIPIINMGTLPKDIEIAIIKSINNPKASSCTDLHLSRALKKYDLRQESMVLLEEVGNNSYFRLKDRVFQRGNLRRSRYLCKEIKTGKQFLVSRMAEVEPIKETI, from the coding sequence ATGCTAAGCAAAAGAGAGAGAATCAGTAAATCGTTAAAAAGGTATGTACCAGAAGAATTTATTCCGTACATTACAGATTTGATGTTTTCCCAATCGCTCTCCTTTACAGTGAGTAAGCCTAGATCTACCAAATTAGGAGACTATAGCATGCCGCACAAAGATAAACCTCATCGCATCACAGTAAATGGCAACCTAAATCCTTACGCATTTATGATTACCACCATTCATGAATTTGCCCATTTAAACACACATGTGAAGCATGGTAGTAGAGTTAAAGCACATGGAGATGAATGGAAGGCAGAATTTCGCAGTCTTCTCATTCCAATTATTAATATGGGTACATTACCAAAAGATATTGAAATTGCTATTATTAAAAGCATTAACAATCCCAAAGCTTCTAGTTGTACAGATCTGCATCTATCTCGTGCCCTCAAAAAATATGATTTACGACAGGAATCTATGGTATTACTCGAAGAAGTTGGTAATAATTCCTATTTTCGCTTAAAAGATAGAGTGTTTCAGCGTGGAAATTTAAGAAGGAGTAGATATTTGTGTAAAGAAATTAAAACAGGTAAACAATTTTTAGTCAGTAGAATGGCTGAAGTAGAACCTATAAAAGAAACTATATGA
- a CDS encoding RluA family pseudouridine synthase, translated as MNLDEEFDDSVENEEGEELFEHHKYVADKGQEVLRIDKFLLDRMPNTSRNKIQNAAKNGNILVNGATVKQNYKVKPLDEISIVMPYPVREIELIPEDIPLDIIYEDDEVIVVNKQADMVVHPSYGHYTGTLVNALIYHFEQLPTKSNDYFGRPGLVHRIDKNTTGLLVVAKTEDALTKLAKQFYDRTTERRYQALVWGDVKEDEGTIEGNLGRSLQNRKLMTVFPEGDHGKVAITHYKVLRRYGYVTLIECQLETGRTHQIRTHLKYIGHPLFNDLEYGGNKILKGTTFTKYKQFVENNFALIPGQALHAKTLGFEHPKTGEYMRFDSDLPPNFQQILSRWETYLSARNEE; from the coding sequence ATGAATTTGGATGAAGAATTTGATGACTCAGTAGAGAATGAGGAGGGTGAGGAACTATTTGAACATCATAAATACGTTGCAGATAAAGGTCAAGAGGTATTAAGAATTGATAAATTCTTGCTGGACCGCATGCCAAATACATCCCGCAATAAAATTCAGAATGCCGCTAAGAATGGAAATATTCTTGTGAATGGTGCCACAGTTAAACAAAATTATAAGGTTAAACCCCTAGATGAGATATCTATAGTCATGCCTTATCCTGTTCGAGAGATTGAATTAATTCCTGAGGATATCCCTTTAGATATTATTTATGAAGATGATGAGGTTATTGTAGTTAATAAGCAAGCTGATATGGTTGTTCATCCGAGTTATGGACATTATACAGGCACCCTTGTGAATGCATTAATCTATCATTTTGAACAATTACCTACAAAATCTAATGACTATTTTGGTCGCCCTGGATTAGTACATCGCATTGATAAAAACACAACTGGTTTATTGGTTGTAGCTAAGACAGAAGATGCACTCACTAAATTGGCTAAACAATTTTACGATAGAACAACTGAACGTCGCTATCAAGCTTTAGTTTGGGGTGATGTCAAAGAGGATGAAGGAACCATTGAGGGAAATCTTGGTCGCTCCTTACAAAATCGAAAATTAATGACTGTTTTTCCGGAAGGTGATCATGGAAAAGTAGCCATAACACACTATAAGGTTCTTCGTCGATATGGGTATGTTACCTTGATAGAATGTCAATTGGAGACTGGTAGAACACATCAGATTCGTACACACTTAAAATATATAGGTCACCCACTTTTTAATGATTTAGAATACGGTGGAAATAAAATTTTAAAGGGAACCACTTTTACCAAATACAAGCAATTTGTCGAAAATAATTTTGCGTTAATACCTGGTCAGGCTTTACATGCAAAAACGCTTGGTTTTGAACATCCAAAAACAGGTGAATACATGCGTTTCGATTCTGATCTACCTCCAAATTTTCAGCAAATTTTAAGTCGTTGGGAAACCTATTTATCCGCTCGAAACGAGGAGTAA